One genomic segment of Besnoitia besnoiti strain Bb-Ger1 chromosome VII, whole genome shotgun sequence includes these proteins:
- a CDS encoding hypothetical protein (encoded by transcript BESB_080020) has protein sequence MLSGHCAVRRKGACSAGWTMTRRVSRHAVLSTSWTQPSSGVPFGLAVLPVLCVWRFPPLCGGDERHRDRGVGRLAQRFGAVDAAQQRTPLALHGRPTIFLRFAPYDDITPSFSLPLHLLSKTNQRALLGASRRRRPSFFAGGDLGRGFAAVLRRGLLGNLERMAFL, from the coding sequence ATGCTTTCAGGTCACTGCGCTGTGAGGAGAAAAGGTGCATGCTCAGCCGGATGGACGATGACTCGCCGTGTCAGCCGCCACGCAGTTTTATCTACGAGTTGGACTCAACCCTCCAGTGGCGTGCCTTTCGGTCTTGCCGTTCTTCCAGTTCTCTGTGTGTGGCGGTTTCCCCCCTTGTGCGGCGGGGACGAAAGACACCGAGACAGGGGGGTCGGTCGCCTGGCTCAGCGCTTCGGCGCAGTTGACGCAGCCCAGCAGCGGACGCCTCTCGCGTTGCATGGCCGCCCCACCATCTTCCTGCGGTTTGCCCCCTATGATGACATAACGCCGTCTTTCTCGCTTCCACTCCATCTTCTGTCGAAGACGAATCAGCGTGCGCTTCttggcgcctcgcgccgccgccgaccgtCTTttttcgcgggcggcgacctgGGGCGTGGCTTCGCGGCTGTCCTCCGACGCGGACTTTTGGGGAATTTGGAGCGGATGGCCTTTCTCTGA
- a CDS encoding HAD hydrolase, family IIID protein (encoded by transcript BESB_080030) → MTIPETRDREDQSQSEDSNCASSPSEESAAPLTQTDSFDSNSNASGFPAFSSSAGGSQGNARRGVVFEEGQRTGVDARRSSAASDDNGPEALLHNREEETSAAALVSVGSAASPLTGRIRGREDSGSPHRKHLKPALDGTRAGRGSESEDTATALGSRSPPQATEGGTAAPSDAPALAALKSAMKERQEEAGERVREDCGAQDACVSSSSGGDEPDLQTPAGAATMTAVDSAAATQAASSPRPPSGLPLGSSQRPLSSPSSSSSPLTALAVPADDDDAEEEEDDEEPEGEQVVLVVKWCGKLYDVALSPSDFECFSVADFKERLQQQLSVPADKQKLLGFTNAKGGTARDADLLTSLRFQRERQMMLVGSTDAQLLAAAQAHAAALAQGDKLLDDFAAASADVLTEDELRTPLHLSRLETAIERTQIHLLHPPRPGKKLLVLDLDYTLFDCKSLAGSIDDLKRPFLEQFMQDVFQDYDIAVWSQTHWKWVEMKCTELGFLTSSKFHLCFVLDRSSMFTVCSRRKKKRGRGSSRDSGGELRTHEVKALELIWRKFPGFWSASNTVHVDDLSRNFVFNPKNGIKVSAYKREKRDSDAELLLLGIYLKHLAQAPDVREVPHKYWKVRAAEEARRGGSLPESLHFSTQAAAEPQSD, encoded by the exons ATGACGATTCCCGAGACGCGGGACAGAGAAGACCAATCTCAGTCAGAAGACTCCAactgcgcgtcgtctccgagCGAGGAATCTGCCGCTCCGCTCACACAGACTGACAGTTTCGACAGCAATTCCAACGCCTCCGGCTTTCCCGCATtttcctcgtctgcaggGGGTTCGCAAGGCAACGCCCGCCGGGGAGTTGTTTTTGAGGAAGGGCAAAGGACTGGCGTGGACGCCCGAAGAAGCAGCGCTGCCTCCGACGACAACGGTCCCGAGGCCCTTCTGCACAAtcgagaggaagagacgagcgctgccgcgctcgtctCTGTGGGAAGCGCTGCGAGTCCACTGACGGGGCGGATAAGAGGAAGGGAAGACTCCGGTTCTCCGCATCGCAAGCACTTGAAGCCAGCTCTCGACGGGACGCGTGCAGGGCGCGGGTCGGAGTCGGAGGACACCGCGACCGCGTTGGGCTCCAGGAGTCCGCCTCAGGCCACAGAGGGAGGCACTGcagcgccgagcgacgcTCCGGCTCTCGCAGCTCTTAAGTCCGCCATGAAGGAACGCCAGGAAGAGGCGGGGGAAAGGGTCAGAGAAGACTGTGGGGCTCaagacgcctgcgtctcttcgtccagcggaggcgacgagccaGACCTCCAGAcgcccgctggcgccgcgaccaTGACCGCAGtcgacagcgccgcagccactcAGGCTGCCTCCAGTCCGAGGCCCCCGAGCGGCCTCCCGCTTGGGTCGTCTCAACGCCCTCTCTCGagcccttcttcctcctcgtccccgTTGACCGCCCTGGCTGTgcccgcggacgacgacgacgccgaagaggaggaagacgacgaagagccTGAGGGAGAACAAGTCGTCCTGGTTGTCAAATGGTGCGGAAAGCTGTACgacgtcgctctctcgccttcggaCTTTGAGTGTTTTTCCGTCGCAGACTTCAAAGAGAGACTGCAGCAACAGCTCTCCGTCCCAGCTGACAAGCAG AAACTTCTCGGGTTCACCAACGCGAAGGGCGGCacggcgcgagacgcagatcTTCTCACTTCGCTTCGCTTCCAGCGAGAGCGGCAAATGATGCTGGTTGGAAGCACCGACGCccagctgctcgcggcggcgcaggcccatgccgcggctctcgcccaGGGCGACAAA CTTCTCGATGActtcgctgcagcctctgcggacGTGTTAACGGAGGACGAActgcgcacgccgctgcATCTCTCGCGGCTCGAAACCGCCATAGAGAGGACACAAATTCACCTGCTGCACCCGCCAAGGCCTGGCAAGAAGCTCCTCGTCCTCGACTTGGACTACACGCTCTTTGACTGCAAGTCCC TGGCAGGCAGTATAGACGACTTGAAGCGCCCCTTTCTAGAGCAGTTCATGCAG GACGTGTTTCAGGACTACGACATCGCCGTTTGGAGTCAAACGCACTGGAAATGGGTAGAAATGAAGTGCACGGAGCTCGGCTTCCTGACTTCCTCCAAGTTTCAtctctgcttcgtcctcgACCG ATCCTCGATGTTTACCGTGTgttcgcggaggaagaagaagagaggcagagggtCGTCCCGTGACTCTGGCGGGGAGCTGCGGACTCACGAG GTTAAGGCTCTCGAGTTGATTTGGCGCAAGTTTCCTGGGTTCTGGAGCGCGAGCAACACAGTCCACGTGGACGATCTATCTAGGAATTTTGTTTTCAACCCGAAGAATGGAATCAAAGTCTCTGCGTACAA AAGGGAGAagcgagacagcgacgcggagctccTCCTTCTTGGGATTTATTTGAAGcacctcgcgcaggcgccagacgTTCGCGAAGTCCCGCACAAATACTGGAAAGTCCGCgctgccgaggaggcgcggcgcggcggaagtcTCCCGGAGTCTCTCCATTTCTCGActcaagctgctgcagagccaCAGAGCGACTGA
- a CDS encoding hypothetical protein (encoded by transcript BESB_080070) encodes MAKGLRSKSKRRYRAVKRQCVAQTVERDRLDCVSARLQLLQEGNDLVDLDIRPPNAFLHPDTEGAVFPQKLPGPPPLDFRCEKVGLLAGLASTHNRRKYTQEEEEDFMRAYDNLPGKTNDPRTHSLRKQVFEERQEGGMNDEADSPSHDEAMDGENGEDAPAFSGAFGVPSSMMLTDDMRAMMEKRRKAETSKIPVKVNLLASKKKAEAIAARKRVGTKQGNKQRK; translated from the exons ATGGCGAAGGGGCTCCGCAGCAAGAGCAAGCGCAGATACCGCGCGGTGAAGCGGCAATGCGTTGCACAGACcgtcgagagagacaggcttGACTGCGTCAGCgcacgcctgcagctcctgcagGAGGGAAACGACCTGGTTGATCTAGATATCCGTCCGCCGAATGCTTTCCTTCACCCAG ACACAGAGGGCGCTGTTTTCCCGCAAAAACTCCCCGGGCCCCCTCCGCTCGACTTCCGCTGCGAAAAAGTCGGACTCTTGGCTG gTCTGGCGAGCACGCACAATCGGCGCAAATACActcaggaggaagaagaggattTTATGCGGGCCTACGACAATCTCCCAGGCAAGACAAACGACCCACGCACGCACTCACTGCGGAAGCAGGTGTTTGAAGAGCGCCAGGAGGGCGGCATGAACGACGAGGCGGATTCGCCCTCGCACGATGAGGCGATGGACGGCGAGAACGGAGAGGACGCACCGGCCTTCTCAGGCGCCTTTGGCGTCCCAAGCAGCATGATGCTCACCGACGACATGCGCGCGATGATGGAGAAGCGTCGCAAGGCAGAGACCTCGAAGATCCCCGTCAAAGTCAACCTCCTCGCCTCCAAGAAGAAGGCCGAGGCAATtgccgcgcggaagcgcgtCGGAACCAAACAGGGAAACAAACAGAGAAAATAA
- a CDS encoding brix domain-containing protein (encoded by transcript BESB_080040) translates to MGAGKKPQAARRHAPGASARSEDAAPDGKNELKKRQASKEQAALARQAGKKLQKTAGLQKIKSVSSSTASSSMMAKSNGKRPSSAAKGAHALQERKPRSGTQKKMEEEEEEDEGEEEEEDAEVEEEDAEVEEEDAEVEEEDAEVEEEDAEVEEEDAEVEEEDAEVEEEEDEEEDEGEEEEEDEEDALSSSLRAVKPQKRSEPAPTSSAEEDEEGEEDGEADAEASKGEDPAAAAEADPYLLAEAHYLRKEKRWVNRQRVLVLGSRGVTFLQRHLMEDFKKLLPHHKAESKWERKQTMKDISELAQLRSCNNVLYFESRKRDLLLHVSKIPHGPTVIFRVLNIHTLAEMKMTGNCLLHSRPLLLFSPEFGSEHSPAPPHLALLKELFIQVFGTPRNHPKAKPFFDHAFAFYKFDGNRIWFRHYQIAPLVGGDGGDADKPDRQTFIEIGPRCVLEVVKILDGAFSGKTLWSNKHYVCSRDLAALQRVARAQTYAQRVMAKEKRSERLEKSLIEESPLAFENVFGDFVKDADEARSKKKRKLGA, encoded by the exons ATGGGGGCAGGCAAGAAGCCtcaggcggcgaggagacacgcgccaGGTGCCTCCGCGCGGTCGGAGGATGCGGCGCCGGACGGGAAGAAcgagctgaagaagcgccAGGCTTCGAAAGAGCAGGCAGCCTTGGCCAGACAAGCCGGcaagaagctgcagaagacTGCTGGGCTACAGAAAATCAAGTCCGTTTCTTCGTCTaccgcgtcttcttccatGATGGCGAAGTCAAACGGGAAGAGACCGAGCTCCGCCGCAAAGGGAGCGCACGCTCTACAGGAGAGAAAACCGCGCAGCGGAACTCAGAAGAAAatggaagaagaagaggaggaagacgagggggaagaagaagaggaggacgcagaggtcgaagaggaggacgcagaggtcgaagaggaggacgcagaggtcgaagaggaggacgcagaggtcgaagaggaggacgcagaggtcgaagaggaggacgcagaggtcgaagaggaggacgcagaggtcgaagaggaggaagatgaggaggaagatgaaggtgaggaagaagaggaagatgaagaagacgctctttcgtcttctctccgtgCAGTGAAACCTCAGAAGCGGAGCGAGCCGGCGCCGACTTCGTCtgcagaagaggacgaagaaggtgaagaggacggcgaagccgACGCTGAGGCGTCAAAAGGAGAAGatcctgcggccgctgcggaagcCGATCCTTACCTTCTCGCCGAGGCGCACTACCTTCGGAAAGAAAAACGATGGGTAAACCGCCAGCGCGTGCTGGTTCTGGGGAGCCGAGGCGTGACTTTTCTTCAGAGACACCTAATGGAGGACTTCAAGAAGCTTCTTCCTCATCACAAGGCCGAG TCCAAGtgggagaggaagcagacaaTGAAGGACATCAGCGAGCTGGCGCAGCTGAGATC ATGTAACAACGTTCTCTACTTCGAGAGCCGAAAGCGCGACCTTCTGTTGCATGTGTCAAAGATCCCTCACGGTCCGACGGTcatcttccgcgtcctcaaCA TTCACACGCTGGCAGAGATGAAGATGACGGGAAACTGTCTGCTTCActcgcgcccgctgctgctTTTCAGCCCCGAGTTCGGCTCCGAGCactctccagcgccgcctcaccTCGCGCTGTTGAAGGAGCTGTTCATTCAG GTCTTTGGAACGCCGCGAAACCACCCCAAGGCGAAGCCGTTCTTTGATCACGCGTTCGCCTTCTACAAGTTCGACGGCAACCGCATCTGGTTCCGCCATTATCAG ATTGCGCCTCTGGTGGGAGGTgatggcggcgacgcggataAGCCGGATCGGCAAACGTTCATTGAAATTG GGCCGCGGTGCGTCCTCGAGGTTGTAAAGATCCTGGACGGCGCGTTCAGCGGAAAGACGCTCTGGAGCAACAAACACTACGTCTGCTCAAGAGAC ctcgccgcgctccaaCGCGTGGCTCGTGCGCAGACGTACGCGCAACGCGTCATGGCTAAGGAGAAGCGCAGT GAGCGCCTGGAGAAATCGCTCATCGAAGAGAGTCCGTTGGCTTTCGAGAACGTTTTCGGCGACTTCGTCAAAGACGCTGACGAGGCGCGGTCCAAGAAGAAACGGAAACTCGGAGCGTGA
- a CDS encoding hypothetical protein (encoded by transcript BESB_080050) — MALVAPIAPASGMGPPSRRRSLTPSRELDTYRFQGASSSVVATLAQQSSSNSRFYSIQSTPRTPATVAEAAANAALRAAQAAVAAAHAASIAADECANMEESVMYSPQISPLDDPPSAFPKSVTASANSSRAVSLSGAETARSSLGDRPETKSVAQSRETSCVIALTSQERSGGEVAIFQREKSISAILGKQDGRKPLSRTTSAMLPTLRSGFQPQNAKVQQNTASAVASSGKSLGRRASVCNFGANEQADRQVSGTTRSSSSFSGSSEASASTVALSVTPLGKTLGRRSASVQCFSSHRLTRRDSTSSQLPLASRQPSDSGMDLHSPAAFLRLGVVRQVTGDSSRMTSGMSMFMEDAAAVAMSLAENEESVDAPPHPHTPKEAPKPPKSPAPTNSTPVRVLSRFASVPALLPADEQRQKMLKEGIPPTLTAQDLLKLQRDAKKNFNSQTFLSGATLKSLLMAPDDNGSEAPAKAPATPVKKSFAFLAIEAARAAAAASPDGNFSRTLSFPEEKTPRTSFSMMEDKEEECEFQGRRRPRLIVVEDEDEVDIIAASEFLRRNRLTHSCKHFGDRCKIILQNMARLCW; from the exons AtggcgctcgtcgcccctATCGCGCCCGCCTCAGGCATGGGTCCGCCATCTCGCCGGCGTTCCCTCACGCCGTCGAGAGAACTCGACACTTACCGTTTCCAAGgtgcgtcctcctctgtAGTGGCGACGCTTGCTCAGCAAAGCAGCTCGAACTCGCGCTTTTACTCCATCCAATCGACTCCGCGCACGCCGGCGACCGTGGCTGAAGCCGCGGCGAATGCCGcactgcgcgcggcgcaggcggctgtcgcggctgCCCATGCAGCCTCGATCGCTGCAGACGAGTGCGCAAATATGGAAGAATCTGTCATGTACTCGCCGCAGATCTCTCCACTCGACGACCCGCCGAGCGCCTTCCCCAAAAGCGTGACTGCATCCGCGAACTCCTCCCGCGCCGTCAGCCTCTCTGGCGCGGAaacggcgcgcagctccctCGGTGACAGACCGGAGACGAAGTCGgtggcgcagagccgcgaaaCTTCGTGTGTGATTGCGCTCACGAGTCAGGAGAGGTCTGGCGGCGAAGTGGCGATTTTCCAACGGGAAAAGAGTATCTCCGCCATTCTCGGGAAACAGGACGGCAGGAAACCGCTTAGCCGCACCACATCGGCGATGCTGCCGACGCTGCGCTCGGGCTTCCAACCGCAAAACGCAAAGGTGCAGCAAAACACAGCATCCGCTGTGGCATCGTCGGGAAAGAGCCttgggcgccgcgcgtcggtTTGCAACTTCGGAGCCAACGAGCAGGCCGACAGACAGGTCAGCGGAACTACACGCTCCTCGAGCAGcttcagcggcagcagcgaggcatCCGCCTCCACGGTTGCGCTTTCAGTCACGCCGCTCGGCAAAACGCTTggcagaagaagcgcaaGCGTCCAGTGCTTCTCCAGTCATCGGCTGACAAGGCGAGACAGCACCAGCAGCCAGTTGCCCCTGGCAAGTCGCCAACCTAGCGACTCCGGCATGGATTTGCActcgcccgcggccttcctccgACTCGGCGTCGTGCGGCAAGTCACAGGCGACAGCAGCCGAATGACCAGCGGGATGAGCATGTTTATGGAGGACGCTGCCGCGGTAGCCATGTCGCTTGCCGAAAATGAGGAATCCgtggacgcgccgccgcatccCCATACTCCCAAAGAGGCACCCAAGCCCCCGAAATCGCCCGCGCCCACAAACTCAACGCCAGTGCGAGTGCTGTCTAGATTCGCCTCTGTTCCCGCTCTCCTGCCCGCCGACGAACAAAGGCAGAAAATGCTCAAG GAGGGGATTCCGCCTACGCTGACGGCACAAGATCTGCTGAAGCTGCAacgcgacgcgaagaaaaacTTCAATTCGCAAACTTTCCTCTCTGGCGCGACGCTCAAGAGCTTGCTGATGGCGCCCGACGACAACGGGTCGGAAGCGCCAGCGAAAGCTCCTGCAACCCCGGTGAAGAAGTCCTTTGCATTCCTCGCTATTGAAGCCGCtcgagcggcggccgcggcttcaCCGGACGGCAATTTCTCTCGCACGCTGTCCTTTccagaagagaagacgccgcgcacgTCGTTCAGCATGATGGAGGATAAAGAAGAGGAATGCGAATTCCAGGGCAGGCGACGCCCAAGACTCATCGTCGTTGAGGATGAAGACGAAGTCGACATCATCGCGGCCTCTGAGTTCCTCAGACGCAACAGGCTTACCCACTCCTGCAAACACTTTGGAGACAGATGCAAGATTATCCTCCAGAATATggctcgcctctgctggTAG
- a CDS encoding U1 zinc finger protein (encoded by transcript BESB_080060) has product MTERWVSQKKHYCEVCRTWLSGHTMNVKRHELSERHLQNMQEMIKGMKHREKERMANERLEHEEIARVEAAAAAAMRRDEQAHASAGGCHPHSHAPASAPRPQGEASSAPAAAPPVAAHWGVWSMLVDAASGLPYFFNSQTQQSTWTPPPGFPLPPLPGAPLLRAGAPTAPGAADIPRRRRRAETAASRRPGPTERASSAESQQSLLAAPIKTEAPEAAPSASSSFPVNGPGGVGSGTSADAPHVKSVKGEAHPAGPPSSGSPSPALARSACDAAASSSAPASSSAPASPAEWASAAEASFQPSAQFEGMRAGYVFRNGPRGLGYYADAAFAEGLTGAAACSELLGARRRAEPPALPDVWASSPGAQGPPRGGGGGGGGDRKRSGRATSEAWRRKFMKIDGAASAETEADAPAETPAAVGGTEPAPREPAEREGEAAARAAAEKAAIGPQIGEWEEVKAGEYSGFGSCARLEEEEEEDSQPVTEAEYLKDLRWDIASHGNLHRDDLEPLQKPTYRPMAAEETGDGSAAPVAFRRAKKIKVSGLRKLTAD; this is encoded by the exons ATGACGGAGCGCTGGGTGTCGCAGAAGAAGCACTACTGCGAGGTGTGCAGAACGTGGCTCAGCGGCCACACGATG AACGTGAAGCGCCACGAGCTCTCGGAGCGTCATCTACAGAATATGCAAGAGATGATCAAGGGCATGAAGCACCGGGAGAAGGAGCGGATGGCTAACGAACGCCTGGAGCACGAAGAAATCGCGCGggtcgaggccgccgcggctgcagcgatgCGGCGCGATGAGCAGGCGCATGCGAGTGCCGGCGGCTGCCACCCGCActcgcatgcgccggcgtcggctccgcggccaCAAGGCGaagcctcgtcggcgcccgctgccgcgccgcccgtcgccgctcaCTGGGGCGTCTGGTCGATGCTTGTCGACGCGGCCTCGGGCCTGCCCTATTTCTTCAACTCGCAGACACAGCAGTCGACCTGGACGCCCCCGCCAGGCTTTCCgctcccgccgctgcctggcgcgccgctgctgcgggcaGGCGCCCCAacggcgccgggggcggcggacataccccggcgcagacgcagggcagagacggcggcgtcgcggcgcccaggCCCAA CCGAGCGAGCGTCGTCCGCGGAGTCGCAACAatctctgctcgccgcgcccatCAAGACTGAGGCacccgaggcggcgccttcggcctcctcttcttttccggTCAACGGTCCCGGAGGCGTGGGGAGCGGAACCTCCGCTGACGCGCCGCACGTTAAAAGCGTGAAAGGCGAGGCGCATCCCGCCGGCCCGCCTTCGAGCGGATCTCCTTCTCctgctctcgcgcgctccgcgtgcgacgccgcggcctcctcgtctgcgcctgcctcttcctctgcccctgcctcgccggctgagtgggcgagcgcggcggaggcgtcctTCCAGCCCTCAGCGCAGTTCGAGGGCATGCGCGCCGGGTACGTCTTCAGGAACGGTCCGCGAGGGTTGGGCTACTACGCGGATGCAGCGTTTGCCGAAGGCCtcacgggcgccgccgcgtgcagcgaactgctgggcgcgcgacgccgcgccgagcctcCGGCGCTGCCTGACGTGTGGGCGAGCAGCCCCGGCGCCCAGGGGCCTCCGCGGGGAGGGGgtggcgggggcggcggagacaggaagcgcagcggacgcgcgacgagcgaAGCCTGGCGCCGGAAGTTCATGAAGAtcgacggcgccgcttccgcggagACCGAGGCCGACGCCCCAGCGGAGACACCGGCTGCCGTTGGGGGGACAGAGCCCGCGCCCAGAGAACCCgcggagcgcgagggcgaggccgcggcgcgggcggcggccgagaaGGCGGCAATAGGGCCGCAGATCGGCGAGTGGGAAGAAGTGAAGGCAGGCGAGTACAGCGGCTTCGGAAGCTGCGCCCGgctcgaggaagaggaggaagaagacagccaACCCGTCACAGAAG cggaGTATTTGAAGGACTTACGCTGGGATATTGCCAGTCACGGGAATCTGCACCGCGACGACTTGGAGCCGCTCCAGAAACCGACCTACCGGCCTATG gcggcggaggagaccggcgacggcagcgcggcgcccgtgGCGTTCAGGAGAGCAAAGAAAATCAAAGTATCAGGTCTCCGAAAGCTCACTGCAGACTAG
- a CDS encoding putative splicesome-associated protein (encoded by transcript BESB_080080) has translation MSASLLEQLRAAHEEVERLERATSQIFLLQDQKCGTAGAASSAAGLLKGEKRKRERLRLDWAASDLLERMRESAQKCLRIYEDGDSLRKDEISFLAGQREGSVGNDVWINFYEKIRQIREFHRKRAMVAAAQGTDVNALFEVKDLQAIVEEANQTPYLDGVFDEAEQYGEMLNLHEFFSTFINWKPMRSYKVNEAKKAETARLLKRGLTEEEVAERLKDSRFEEDLIDYISYLKSFHLFSTIPRALKYRSPEYLAYLKAVAAYLRDFFQRRNPLADHEQVQKKFAEQFQEQWAAKEVPGWQTATTSLPLYCRPTDRVFLTEGTKQSHMQGKKYKKALVEFSKLSREEQEKHEEDSQAHDKEIAESEFLVNAYKEILEDVVERTVAYHHKKQSRTAEELEEENQKTDAEEDAAKAVGDAERDSEDEEDDQPVYNPLNLPLGFDGRPIPFWLYKLHGLGQEFKCEICGNFSYWGRRAFERHFMEWRHAFGMRCLRIPNTTHFKEITKIEDAIKLYEKLKKDAEGQTFKDEQELECEDSQGNVMSLRAYEDLRRQGLL, from the exons ATGTCGGCTTcgctgctggagcagctgcgcgcggcgcacgagGAGGTGGAGCGCCTGGAGCGCGCGACGTCGCAGatttttcttctgcaggaCCAGAAGTGCGgcacggcgggcgcggcgtcctccgccgcggggctGCTCAAAGGCGAAAagcggaagcgcgagcggctgcggctcgaCTGGGCTGCGTCGGACTTGCTGGAACGCATGCGGGAGAGCGCCCAAAAGTGCCTGCGCATCtacgaagacggcgacagccTGCGGAAGGACGAGatctccttcctcgctggtcagcgcgagggcagcgTCGGCAACGACGTCTGGATCAACTTTTACGAGAAAATCAGACAAATCCGCGAATTCCACCGCAAACGCGCCatggtcgccgccgcccagggAACCGACGTCAACGCCCTCTTCGAGGTCAAAGACTTGCAGGCGATTGTGGAAGAAGCTAACCAG ACTCCGTACCTGGATGGCGTCTTCGACGAGGCTGAGCAGTACGGAGAGATGTTAAACCTCCACGAGTTCTTCTCGACTTTCATCAACTGGAAGCCGATGCGATCCTACAAGGTCAacgaggcgaagaaagcagag acggcgcgtctgctgaaGCGCGGCCtgacggaggaggaggttGCCGAGCGCCTGAAGGACAGCCGCTTCGAAGAGGATTTGATCGACTACATCTCCTATTTGAAGTCATTTCATCTCTTCTCCACGATTCCGCGCGCCCTCAAGTACCGCTCGCCCGAATACCTCGCGTACCTCAAAGCCGTTGCCGCCTATCTGCGCGACTTCTTTCAGCGACGGAATCCTCTCGCTGACCATGAGCAG GTCCAGAAGAAGTTCGCCGAGCAGTTCCAGGAGCAGTGGGCTGCGAAGGAGGTCCCAGGCTGGCAGACCGCCACCACCTCGCTGCCTCTATACTGCAGGCCGACTGATCGCGTCTTCCTCACCGAAGGCACCAAGCAATCGCACATGCAA GGAAAGAAATACAAGAAGGCACTCGTGGAGTTCTCCAAGCTGTCGAGAGAAGAGCAGGAGAAGCACGAGGAGGACTCGCAGGCGCACGACAAAGAGATCGCCGAGTCCGAGTTCCTCGTCAACGCCTACAAGGAAATCCTCGAAGACGTCGTTGAG CGCACCGTGGCGTATCACCACAAGAAGCAGTcgaggacggcggaggagctcgaggaagaaaatCAAAAGAcggacgccgaagaggacgccgccaAGGCtgtcggcgacgcagaaagagacagcgaagacgaggaggacgaccaACCTGTCTACAACCCGCTCAACCTCCCTCTAG gCTTTGACGGCCGGCCGATTCCCTTCTGGCTGTATAAGCTGCACGGCCTGGGTCAGGAGTTCAAATGCGAAATCTGCGGCAACTTCTCCTACtgggggaggcgcgccttcgagcGACACTTCATGGAATGGCGCCACGCCTTCGGCatgcgctgcctccgcattCCAAACACGACGCACTTCAAG GAAATCACCAAGATCGAGGACGCCATCAAGTTGTATGAGAAACTGAAGAAGGACGCCGAAGGCCAG ACCTTCAAGGACGAGCAAGAGCTGGAGTGCGAGGACTCGCAGGGTAACGTGATGAGTCTCCGCGCCTACGAGGATCTGCGACGACAGGGCCTCCTCTGA